From the genome of Streptacidiphilus sp. PB12-B1b:
TACGGCCGCAAGGCTAAAACTCAAAGGAATTGACGGGGGCCCGCACAAGCAGCGGAGCATGTGGCTTAATTCGACGCAACGCGAAGAACCTTACCAAGGCTTGACATATACCGGAAACGGCCAGAGATGGTCGCCCCCTTGTGGTCGGTATACAGGTGGTGCATGGTTGTCGTCAGCTCGTGTCGTGAGATGTTGGGTTAAGTCCCGCAACGAGCGCAACCCTCGTTCTGTGTTGCCAGCGGGTTATGCCGGGGACTCACAGGAGACTGCCGGGGTCAACTCGGAGGAAGGTGGGGACGACGTCAAATCATCATGCCCCTTATGTCTTGGGCTGCACACGTGCTACAATGGCCGGTACAATGAGCTGCGATACCGCGAGGTGGAGCGAATCTCAAAAAGCCGGTCTCAGTTCGGATTGGGGTCTGCAACTCGACCCCATGAAGTCGGAGTTGCTAGTAATCGCAGATCAGCATTGCTGCGGTGAATACGTTCCCGGGCCTTGTACACACCGCCCGTCACGTCACGAAAGTCGGTAACACCCGAAGCCGGTGGCCTAACCCGCAAGGGAAGGAGCTGTCGAAGGTGGGACCAGCGATTGGGACGAAGTCGTAACAAGGTAGCCGTACCGGAAGGTGCGGCTGGATCACCTCCTTTCTAAGGAGCACTTCTTACCGCCTCGGCGGTCAGAGGGCCATATCGTCAGCGCATGTCTGACGGTGGTTCGCTCATGGGTGGAACGTTGACTATTCGGCACGATCGGCTTGTCGCCGCTAGTACTGCACCTTTCGGGGTGCGTGGAACGCGGGGTCGGGTGGATCGTTCCGGGCACGTTGTTGGGTCCTGAGGGCACGGCCGCAAGGCTGGTCTTCAGCGCCGGCCCCAGTGAACTCTGTGAGCGTGTGCTCGTGGGGGTGATGGGTGGCTGGTCGTTGCTTGAGAACTGCACAGTGGACGCGAGCATCTGTGGCCAAGTTTTTAAGGGCGCACGGTGGATGCCTTGGCACTAGGAACCGATGAAGGACGTGGGAGGCCACGATAGGCCCCGGGGAGCTGTCAACCGAGCTTTGATCCGGGGGTGTCCGAATGGGGAAACCCGGCAGTCGTCATGGGCTGTCACCCGCTGCTGAACACATAGGCAGTGTGGAGGGAACGCGGGGAAGTGAAACATCTCAGTACCCGCAGGAAGAGAAAACAACCGTGATTCCGAGAGTAGTGGCGAGCGAAATCGGATGAGGCTAAACCGTTGTGGTGTGAGACCCGGCAGGGGTTGCCACTTCGGGGTCGTGGGAGAATTCTTGACCGGTCTGCCGGCCGGTCGGAGAGTCAGAAACCGTATGGGTAGTCGAAGGACATGCGAAAGGTCCGGCGTAGAGGGTAAGACCCCCGTAGACGAAACCTGTACGGCTCTCTTGAGTTTTTCCCAAGTAGCACGGATCCCGTGAAACTCCGTGTGAATCTGGCGGGACCACCCGCTAAGCCTAAATATTCCCTAGTGACCGATAGCGGACAGTACCGTGAGGGAATGGTGAAAAGTACCGCGGGAGCGGAGTGAAATAGTACCTGAAACCGTGTGCCTACAAGCCGTGGGAGCGTCGCCAGCGTCACTTGTGATGACTGGTCGTGACTGCGTGCCTTTTGAAGAATGAGCCTGCGAGTTTGCGGTGTGTTGCGAGGTTAACCCGTGTGGGGTAGCCGTAGCGAAAGCGAGTCCGAATAGGGCGACATAGTAGCGCGCCCAAGACCCGAAGCGGAGTGATCTAGCCATGGGCAGGTTGAAGCGCGGGTAAGACCGTGTGGAGGACCGAACCCACCAGGGTTGAAAACCTGGGGGATGACCTGTGGTTAGGGGTGAAAGGCCAATCAAACTCCGTGATAGCTGGTTCTCCCCGAAATGCATTTAGGTGCAGCGTCGTGTGTTTCTTGCCGGAGGTAGAGCACTGGATAGGCGATGGGCCCCACCGGGTTACTGACCTTAGCCAAACTCCGAATGCCGGTAAGTGAGAGCGCGGCAGTGAGACTGTGGGGGATAAGCTCCATGGTCGAGAGGGAAACAGCCCAGAACACCGGCTAAGGCCCCTAAGCGTGTGCTAAGTGGGAAAGGATGTGGAGTCGCAGAGACAACCAGGAGGTTGGCTTAGAAGCAGCCACCCTTTAAAGAGTGCGTAATAGCTCACTGGTCAAGTGATTCCGCGCCGACAATGTAGCGGGGCTCAAGTACACCGCCGAAGCCGTGTCATTGCAGTATCAACCCCTAACGGGGGCTGTGATGGGTAGGGGAGCGTCGTGTGCCGGGTGAAGCGGCGGCGGAAGCCAGTCGTGGACGGTATACGAGTGAGAATGCAGGCATGAGTAGCGATACAAGAGTGGGAAACTCTTGCGCCGATTGACCAAGGGTTCCTGGGTCAAGCTGATCTGCCCAGGGTAAGTCGGGACCTAAGGCGAGGCCGACAGGCGTAGTCGATGGACAACGGGTTGATATTCCCGTACCCGCTTTGAAGCGCCAACGTCGAACCCGGTAATGCTAAGCCCGTGAAGCCGTCCCGGAGTCTTCGGACAAGGGGAAGTGGTGGAGCCGGTGAACCGAGCTGGTAGTAGGTGAGCGATGGGGTGACGCAGGAAGGTAGTCCAGCCCGGGCGGTGGTTGTCCCGGGGTAAGGGTGTAGGACGAACGGTAGGCAAATCCGCCGTTCACATAGTCTGAGACCTGATGCCGAGCCGATTGTGGTGAAGTGGATGATCCTATGCTGTCGAGAAAAGCCTCTAGCGAGTTTCATGGCGGCCCGTACCCCAAACCGACTCAGGTGGTCAGGTAGAGAATACCGAGGCGTTCGGGTGAACTATGGTTAAGGAACTCGGCAAAATGCCCCCGTAACTTCGGGAGAAGGGGGGCCGGTTGTGGTGATGGGGTTTACCTCCGGAGCTGTGGCCGGCCGCAGAGACCAGCGAGAAGCGACTGTTTACTAAAAACACAGGTCCGTGCGAAGCCGTAAGGCGATGTATACGGACTGACGCCTGCCCGGTGCTGGAACGTTAAGGGGACCGGTTAGCTCTGTTTCGACGGGGCGAGGCTGAGAACTTAAGCGCCAGTAAACGGCGGTGGTAACTATAACCATCCTAAGGTAGCGAAATTCCTTGTCGGGTAAGTTCCGACCTGCACGAATGGCGTAACGACTTCTCGACTGTCTCAACCATAGGCCCGGTGAAATTGCATTACGAGTAAAGATGCTCGTTTCGCGCAGCAGGACGGAAAGACCCCGGGACCTTTACTATAGCTTGATATTGGTGTTCGGTTCGGCTTGTGTAGGATAGGTGGGAGACTGTGAAGCGGCCACGCCAGTGGTTGTGGAGTCGTCGTTGAAATACCACTCTGGTCGTGCTGGATGTCTAACCTGGGTCCGTGATCCGGATCAGGGACAGTGTCTGGTGGGTAGTTTAACTGGGGCGGTTGCCTCCTAAAATGTAACGGAGGCGCCCAAAGGTTCCCTCAGCCTGGTTGGCAATCAGGTGTTGAGTGTAAGTGCACAAGGGAGCTTGACTGTGAGACCGACGGGTCGAGCAGGTGCGAAAGCAGGGACTAGTGATCCGGCGGTGGCTTGTGGAAGCGCCGTCGCTCAACGGATAAAAGGTACCCCGGGGATAACAGGCTGATCTTCCCCAAGAGTCCATATCGACGGGATGGTTTGGCACCTCGATGTCGGCTCGTCGCATCCTGGGGCTGGAGTAGGTCCCAAGGGTTGGGCTGTTCGCCCATTAAAGCGGTACGCGAGCTGGGTTTAGAACGTCGTGAGACAGTTCGGTCCCTATCCGCTGCGCGCGCAGGAGTCTTGAGAAGGGCTGTCCCTAGTACGAGAGGACCGGGACGGACGAACCTCTGGTGTGCCAGTTGTCCTGCCAAGGGCATGGCTGGTTGGCTACGTTCGGGAGGGATAACCGCTGAAAGCATCTAAGCGGGAAGCCTGCTTCGAGATGAGGACTCCCACCACCATCGAGTGGGTAAGGCTCCCAGTAGACGACTGGGTTGATAGGCCGGGTGTGGAAGCCCTGTGAGGGGTGGAGCTGACCGGTACTAATAGGCCGAGGGCTTGTCCATAGTTGCTACGCGTCCACTGTGTTGTTCTGAAGCAACGACCCCTTCCCGGGAGCGTCATGCCGGGGAGTGCGGGTCAACTTCATAGTGTTTCGGTGGTCATAGCGTGAGGGAAACGCCCGGTTACATTCCGAACCCGGAAGCTAAGCCTCATAGCGCCGATGGTACTGCAAGGGGGACCTTGTGGGAGAGTAGGACACCGCCGAACAACCTTTCGTGAAAGGCCCTCTGACCTCAAGTCAGAGGGCCTTTCCGCATATCTGGGGACATATGACCTCCCTGCCGATCCGGGGGCGGACCCGGGGATTACCCGGCCCTTCCGGTGGTGCTACGGTCCGCTGCAGGTATGGCACGTGACTCAATGGGGGGTTGTATGTCCAGAGACCGTTTCGGTAGACGCGGACGTGGCGGTGGCGGGGGAGTCGTCGCCCAGTTCGCGGCCGTGGTCGGGGCGGCGCTGCTGCTGGCGGTGTCCTTCTCGACCTGTCAGGCCCAGGCCGATGCCCAGACCCAGGGCGCTCGCCCGGTGGCCACCGCCGCCGTGAAGGCACCGGGCTGGCTGATGTCGTCCATGTTCTCGCACATCGTCACCACCCCGACCTCCTCCGACCAGGTCGTCGACTCCTACTGCACCTCGATCCAGATCGCGCCGTACCGCCTGCTGCTGCCTGCGGACTGCCCTGCGGGGCGCTCGTCGCAGGAGATGCAGTGGAACGACTACCCCGCCGACGGCGGTGGCGGAGGCCCGGTGTACCAGGTCGACGGGCGGTACAACGCCGCTTCCCGTCAGGACGATCTCGCCGTCACGCCGTTCTCGGGGACGTCCACGGCCTCGCAGTCGGTCGTGCCGCTGGCCGGCCCGGGCGATGCCAGTCTCTACAACGCTGGTACGCACGCCGACTTCTGGTCCTGGCAGGGCTTCGCGCTGGGTGACCAGGTCTCGGTGAGCCCGTCGATGGAGCCGGTGATCATCGAGTCGGCCGCGACCTGCACCGGCCTGCTCGGCCACGCGCTGCCGTCGGGCTCCTTCTGCACCAAGCCTGCTTCCGGCTCCACCGCGCCGTACTGCGTCGGGGACGCCGGCGGCGCCCTGGTGGTGGGCGGCAAGCTGCTCGGGATGTCCGCCACGCCGGTCCACTCCTGCCCGGCCGACGGTGTGCGGATCTACACCTCGGTCGCCGCCAACTACGCGCTGATCAGGGGCTGGGGGCGGGACGTCTCGGCGGATGTGATGTGGCAGGGCAGCCTGTTCGCCGCAGACCGCAACGATGCCATTTCCACCGAGTGCTCGGAGGGCGTCTCGCTCTGCCTGGACGACAACAGCGGCTGGTACGAGGACATCCAGGGCCAGTACAACCTGCTGCTCGAAGCCGGGGACCTGGACGGTGACGGGCACGGCGACGTCATCGGCCGCGCCACCAACGGCAACCTGTACGTGTTCACCAAGCTCTGGCAGGAGAACGTGGCCAGTCAGGAGAATCTGGCCACGGCGACCAAGCACTACCTGGGCTCCGGATTCAACCAGTACGGGACGATCGTGGCGCCGGGCGACCTGACCGGAGACGGCCTGCCCGACCTGCTGGCGATCGACCACAGCGGCGTGATGTGGCTGTTCCCGGGCAACGGGAGCGGCGGCTTCGGGGCGCGGACGCGGATCAGCAGCGGGTGGAACGTCTACAACCTGGTGACCGCGCACGGCGATCTGAGCGGCGACGGCATTCCGGACGTGGTGGTCCGGGACCGCAGCGGACAACTGTGGCTGTACACCGGGAACGGCCACGGCGGCTTCAACCTGCACCGGACGTACCTGGGCAAGGGCTGGGGCGGCTTCAACGCCATCGTCGCGGCCGGTGCCGTCGACAACCAGGGCCAGAACGAGGTGGTGGCCCGGATGAGCAATGGCTGGTTCTACGTCTTCGCCGCCAACGGCCAGGGGACGCTGGGCAAGGGGCGTCTCACGCCCGGCAACTCCGCGCTCACCTCGGCGCGGCTCAGCTGACCCGATCGGCTGCTGTGCGGGGAGGGGAGTGCGCCCGGGGCGTGCGGCGAAGGTCTGCCGCGCGCCCCGGGCGTTTCCACGGTGGTGCTCTGGCGGCGATCACACCGGCATAGGTGCAGGTGAACGCTGTGCCGGTGGCGGTGCGGGCCGATGTGGGGGGTCTGGCCCCGATGTCATGCTTACGGGGGAAAAAGCCATCCAGGGATGGATATTTGTCGATTCTCTGAGCAGTCTTGCGGTGCGACGTCGCGGTCCGAACAGTCCGCATCCGGCCAGATGCGACCGTTCACCTCAGCATTCGACTCCACC
Proteins encoded in this window:
- a CDS encoding FG-GAP-like repeat-containing protein, with amino-acid sequence MVGAALLLAVSFSTCQAQADAQTQGARPVATAAVKAPGWLMSSMFSHIVTTPTSSDQVVDSYCTSIQIAPYRLLLPADCPAGRSSQEMQWNDYPADGGGGGPVYQVDGRYNAASRQDDLAVTPFSGTSTASQSVVPLAGPGDASLYNAGTHADFWSWQGFALGDQVSVSPSMEPVIIESAATCTGLLGHALPSGSFCTKPASGSTAPYCVGDAGGALVVGGKLLGMSATPVHSCPADGVRIYTSVAANYALIRGWGRDVSADVMWQGSLFAADRNDAISTECSEGVSLCLDDNSGWYEDIQGQYNLLLEAGDLDGDGHGDVIGRATNGNLYVFTKLWQENVASQENLATATKHYLGSGFNQYGTIVAPGDLTGDGLPDLLAIDHSGVMWLFPGNGSGGFGARTRISSGWNVYNLVTAHGDLSGDGIPDVVVRDRSGQLWLYTGNGHGGFNLHRTYLGKGWGGFNAIVAAGAVDNQGQNEVVARMSNGWFYVFAANGQGTLGKGRLTPGNSALTSARLS